From the genome of Balaenoptera ricei isolate mBalRic1 chromosome 13, mBalRic1.hap2, whole genome shotgun sequence:
GATTTAGGGAGCAGAAGCTTCCTATTAATTACAGGTAGCTGCAGGCCAACTCTCAGAACTAGCAATAAACAAGGAGGCAGTTAGACTGCTGATTTTATCTGTGCTGGCCGTTCTAAACTTCCACTGGTCAGAAGAAAGCAGAAAGGACCACTGGTGGCTGAACTGAGAAGACCAGGGTGGCTCCTTCAGCCTCCTCCTCAATGGACTTACTTCTAAGAAGTCACAAGAGTTTAGAAAGGATCTGTCCTCTCTGAAAGATTCCTCCAAAAGCCCTCCACCTCAAGATTTTGAAAAAGAGGGATGAAAAGACTGAGCCAAAAGAATACGGAAGTAGAAGGGGTAGACAAGGTAACGTAATGCATTTAACTCAAACCTAGAGAAACCCTGGGAGCAGAGCCAGGCGAGGCCAGGGCTAAATAAGGTGATGTCAGAAGAAAGGAAGCAACTCCACACCTCCCAGCCACTGCTAGGACTGAGAAAGCAACCAAAGCTAAACTTCCAGACAGGGGCCACTCAGGTGGAGCTCCTCCCCTGGCAGAGTGGACCTACACTCTGCCTAACAATGACTAGAGGCTGTGAAGCACTCAGCCCAAGAAGGAtgatgattttctcttttctacctgTTCGGTGAGTACATATAAAGCTACAATTCTGAGCTGCAGTCAAGACATTTATGAGTAAAACTCCTGTGCCCAAATAATTTGCAAAATGAATTCTAagtcttttaagttttatttaaataaccTCCAGTGAGAACAGAGTGGGTCAAATACTACCCCTTCCTCGTAATACCATTTCACCAAGACAGAGTAAGCACAGCCTGCCAGCCACTCCTGTGAGAGCTGGGGTGCCTCTCAATGGGGGTGGCCACGACCTCGGCCCCGGCCAGCAGCTGGGGGGACATCCACTGTTGAGCGAGGGTTCTTGATGGTTTCATCTACGGACACGATAAGGCACGCAGCCTCAGAGGCTGCAGTCAGGGCATTGATCCGCACCATAGCTGGCTCCCACACGAACGCCTCAAAGTTGTCAGCTATGTCCTCATTGTTGATGTCCACACCGTACCACATGCCCCCCTGAAAgagcagaaaaagagggaaagtgaCGTGGAACTGCTCTCAAATTTCTTCTTGCACACCCTCTGAACGACTCGGATTGTTAGGAATCTTCAGGCTCTCTGAACCCGCTGGCATCTCCCTGAGGAAGGTGGCATCACAACAGGAGCCTGGAAGCCtcttcccgcccctcccccacccccaacctgagAAGTGCTGACCACAGAAGACCTCCGGGCCCTCTCCCAGGCAAGCTGCTGGCTTTTAGGGAGGCCCCATCCTCAGGTCACCTGAGGACTGCGTATGTCAAACCAGGCTTCTCAAGAGGAACACTTTCCAATCCCTTATCTCATTTCATCATCTCACTGCTTCCATTAGTCCcgattttacagacaaggaaatagaCAAAGTGACTTACTTAAAGTTCTAACACAAGTCAGAAATTAAGTCACTCACTAAATGCTGCTGTCACCACACTGAGCATTTAACAGACAGCATTTAAGAAACATCTCTAAATGAGTATTTGCTAAACAGCAGATGAACAAATTAAATTCTCAGAGAGATCACAACTTGGAGGTGGTAGAGCCATGGCCGGACTGCTGTCAGCAGGGCCCTGGAGTGCTTCACCACCAAGGAACCCAGTACACATGGTATGTGCTTCCAGGCaggaggccacagggttcctttGGTTCCTCTCACTGCACCGTGAGGAGTGATCAGACTCTTGGAAGAAGCACTGAACAAACCCTGGAACCACCAGTCCCAGCACTGGTCTTTCCTTCTGACCTCAGAGGAGGCAGGCAGTTGGTACTGGGTTTGGTTCCAGCACTATCACCTGGGCTGACCACACAGAGCTTGAGTAAGCACAACACACACTCAGAGTCTAGCCCCGTCCACCCAGTCCCTGGACACGGAGGAGAGGAATAACCCACCTGGGCGTGCCGAGCCCGCAGCTTGTTGAGGATGTTTGTGGCATCAAAGCCAGCGTTGTCACACAGCTGGCGTGGGATAATTTCCAACGCCTTGGCATAGGCCCCAATCAATAGCTGCTGTTTTCCTGGAATGGTCCTTGAGTAATCTCGCAGGTACTTGGAGAGCTCCATCTCAATGGCACCGCCACCAGCCACCACTGAATCATTCTGCAGAGACCAGACCCACCACTAAATGCAAGGGGTCCCCCGGTCTAAGCTCCAGCCATGGCCAAATTGGGCCGTTCAGTCAATAGGCCCTCTAGCCCAGAAAGAGGGCTGGTTCCACATTCCCTCCCTCAGCCCAAGCCCCAGGAAGCCCAGACATGGACCGTGTCTAGCACATCCCAACTTCAATCTGGTGAAGCTTATGGTTTCTGACCATCTTCAAGGTCACCTGTAGCTTGAGGGCACTGGCACAATCCCTGGGATGGCTGACTCCATCAGCTCCACAGCTGCTCACAAGAACAAGTCTTAGCGTTTAAGGCAGCATGACTTATTTTGAGAGACTGAGGCTGTTTCTTTATCATCTGTGAGACAAATCAGGGCCCACATGCCCCACATGGAAGGACAGGTTATACAGGGAAGGAATCACCACACAAATCCAGGGTCTCATCAGCTCAAGAGGCAGAGTGAGCTGTGCAGGCTGGAAGCTCCCAGCCTAGTACCTTGATGGCCCTTCTGACAATCATGATGGCGTCGTGCAGGGACCGCTCTGTCTCCTCCATAAACTGCTCAGCGCCACCACGGAGGATGATAGTACAAGTCTTGGCCTTGGGGCAGCCTTTGAAGAAATTGTACCTACACCCAGGGTCAAATCATACTTGTGAACTCCTTTCTGCTGCCAACCCGCTGTGTTCTAACCTCACCAAGTCCTCCCAACACTCAGCAGCTGCTCTTCTGTTCCTCACTAAGGTTCTCCAAGCCCACCCTTAAAGACATGTTCTTGGGAAGGTCTAGGGCTGTACCACAGGGGCATAAAAGATTGTGGAATCAGACTTCAGACCCAACTTGATCTTCTTCCCTCCCAAATCACTCTATATATCTGAGCTCTTTATGCCCCAAGAGATATAAGACCTCAGAAGAGAAGAGCATGTGCTATACATACACCACACCCCAAAGACGGCAGAAGGCCATCAGGCAAGTCTCGTAAGCTAGGCACACAGGGAGCCCAGGCCTACTGCTCACCTCTCGCCTCCAATCTGGGTCTCTTCAAAGACCTGGCAGCGGCCCAGAACATCTGATGACAGAGCGTTCACACTGGTCTGGATGGAGCCTCCGCAAGCCTGAAGAACACAAGACAACATCATCTAGCAGTGAAGGCTCACACGAGGCCAGAAGTGAGCTTCCTGACCCTTAGTCTTAAAGCCAATTCCCATGTTAGACTGCCATGGTGCCCCGGAGCTCTCCTCACTGGATGACCCACTCTCACCCTTGACCTCCAGGCTCCCTCtggaagaggagaaaacaaaacagaactaagACACACGAAGGGCAAACAAGCCTGGTTAAAAGGAGATGGTGACCCTTTGTTTCACCCAATACCCCCTCCCCTAAACTAGGGTGCTTTGGGCCCAGCGACTGAAGCCAGGATCAGTGCTTTAGACCTGAAGCATCTTTGGTGAGATGCtcaagaagaaagggaggaaaccTGGCCGGAAGCATCCAGACTGGAGTTTAGCCAGCTAATCATAGCCCTACTGCTAGGTTTCCTTACAAATTAGCTTTCCTGACTTGTTTGGTTAGATTAACTCTTGTATACTGAGCATATACACACTGGAACTGGAGTGTTTCATGGCAAAAAGAGTTAAGAAGACAGGTCTAGATTCACATACCAACCACTCCGGTACACCAGGGGTAAGTGAAAACCCCCCTGGGGCCACAAAGACCAAGAAGCAGCCTGTGAAAGTTTGGTTACCATCATTGTCCTCTTCAGGTCCTCCTCCGGCACTCGGCCAGCACAGAACATGTCCCTGTCAGCAAAGTACTGGGTGGCCACGTCCCCAATGGGGAGTTTGGACAAGACGACTTTGGCTCCGGAGTGATGGATCCTCTCTAACTTGTCATAAAGAATGTTCCATTCAGCATCAACAATTGCCTGATAATCCTGAAGAGACACAGAAAAGGATGAGGATGCTTTGGGGTGGAGGTTAGCCTATATGGTATGTTAAAACATAACACACCCCCGCCAAATAAAATATACTGATTTATTTGGGAATTAACAGGGGTAAACAGAATAGCCTCCTCTCAGTCCAAATATACAAGGACCCTATAAGGTAACTTAGGAATCACCTAAAACTTTCAAACACAAAGGCAGAAAGTAACCCCAGGACTGGGAGCTACTCCAGAGCTAGCACTTGCTACGGTGTGAGACATACTTTAGCCCGGCTAAGTTCTAGCTCCTCTGAGGCACTGCACCCATGGAGTTACCAATGACAAGACCCTTTCCCCCAAAGGCCATTCTGTGTTGGGGACACATTTTCCAAGAATACTTGCTTACAGATGGGTGACACTGCTACCTCCAGAGACAGCCTTGGTGATATCAATGTTGGGAGCACACCTGTCCTTGCAACACGGGACCCAGTATAGAAGGGGCAGAGTTCACATCTGCTCAAATAAGAGGAATCAAAATACTGGGCTCACTATATAGCTGAGAGGCCCCTGCAAGCCCCTTCCCTGGGGCCAGAGGATAATATTTCAGCATGTTTGCCCTATCCAAACCTCCTCAGGTCCAGGTCACTGAGAGAGAGCATAGAGTGAGAAAAGAAGTGGGCCCAGTATTTAGACATTAATATTTAGGGGGATAGGAGGAGAAAGGAGCCCATAAGGTACCTGAGAAACAAAGATAAGCCCAAGATGGCCACAAAGGCCCGAGGCTGTGGCCCAGAATGTTGCCCATCTCCATGCCACTGCCAGCTGGTAGGGCCTACCTCAACCGTGTGGACTCTGATTTCCGCATTATCCTTCTCAGCTTTCAGCTCGAGCTCAACATTTAAAAGGGCAATCATTGGATTATGGTACTTTTTGGGTTGCATTTCAAACCCAGCATAAGAGAAAGTCTTCTTGAATGCAACACCAGCTACAAGTTGGGactcctgtttaaaaaaacaaacagttcaACAGTTCAGTACTGCCATGAAATGAAATCAAGTTAGTGGTGTGCTGGACTAATAATGCATGTCCATTTCTGTGAACCTGAAGGAGTTAACcatgtttatgttttatttcactGTTGTAACAAAGTTTTTCCATCATCCTAAAAGCTAGGAAAAATACAGAACATATTTTGGTTGTGCCTTCCGTATAAGGAAAACCAGTTTGCTTGCAGAGACTAAGCATGGTAAAGGCCTGTTTGGGCTGTTCTCTAAGACTGACTTCCAAAGCAGGTGCCAAGGGATGCACTTTGATCCCAACTCCCCACCTCCCAGTCTTCTACACATACGTACACATACCCCTCCCTACCTGTACTGCACACGAGCACACACATACCTGTGTGCTGTAGCCTAGATGCTTCCTCTTTCCAGATGAAAACAAAAGATCCTAAGCGTCAGAAATTTCCTGCGGTTCCCAAGCTATCATTGTGGCTACTCCCATCTTGATCCCTCAAAATATGAACTACTACCACTTGTTCCATAACAGAGCTTGCTGTGGGGCGGATTTAACAGCAGGGCATAATAGAAAGCATGCTACACTTGGGAGTGGCTTCAGTAGTATCAGAAGGCAGGTTCAAATCTCAGATCTCTTTCTTACTAAAAAACCTAGTCATTTCCCACTCCGTAAAGAAGGGTGTATtcagtaagtgaagtaagtcagaaagagaaagacaaataccatacgatatcacttacatgtggaatctaaaatatgacacaaacgaactcatctatgaaacagaaacactcacagaaacagacttgtggctgccaagggatGGGGgcgatggactgggaatttgggattagcagatgcaaactattatatatatagtggataaacaacaaggtcctactatatagcacaggaaactatatccaGTATCCCGTggtaaaccataacggaaaagagtatgaaaaagaatatatacatatatatgtataactgaatcactttgttgtacagcagaaattaacacaacactgtaaatcaactatacgtcaaaaaaataaatcttttaaaatagtgtaTTCAGTTCAACGACCTATATGTTCTCTGCCACTGCTAATCTACAATCCTAGCCTATAATACTGTAGCCTATCAGTGAAACAAATTCCTACATCATTCAAATCCACAGCCTCCTAAAGGGGGTGATGCCTGAGCTGACTCAAGATGGATGAGCAGAAATTagtcaaacagaaaaaagaaagagatgttCCCAAGAGACAGAGGCAGTGTGGTGCAATCAGGGGATGAAAAGCTACCTGCAGTTGCTGGAATACAAAAcaagagggcagggaccagtTTAGGAGAATCTTAAAGGCTCTGCTAAGGCCTGACTCTTATCCTGTACACAATGTGGAACCCCAATATGCTTTACACACAGAGTGTAAACTGGGGAACTTCACGCTGcaacaaaaaatagaatggaCTTAGGGGATGCAAGACTGGAGGAAGAGTGACCACTACCAGGACAATGGTCTAGTAAAAGAGACAGACTTAAGAAACAACAAATTGGTAGGTAAAATGAAACAACAGTGATCAACAGGTTGTGGggaattggaaatatttttaaggatGACCCTAGGCTTCTGGGTTGAGTGACTGAATAGTGGTGGTGATACCAGCTATGTCAAGGAATACAGAAAATATTACAGGTCTGGAGGACAACATAATGAGTGCAGTAGCAGTGAGATCCAGGAATGTGAAGCTCGAGAGAGCTAAGGGCTGAAGATATAGATCAGGAAGTTTTCAGTTAATCCTGAGAGTAAGTAAATAATTACTACCACCATTTACTGAATTGTGTGTGTCAAGTATTGTGTTAAGGGTTTTACATGCATTTAAGAGATGTGGGACAGTCTGAAGAACATATGTGTGGCCTGGAGCCCCTGGCTCTCTCGCCAGATAAGATTATTAGTTCTGATCCCTAGTTTAGTGAATGCCAATCTAATCTCAAGGGTTTACGGAAATAGGAAGGCCCAGGAGAAAGTGGAATGTTGCTACCAAAGCAGTGTGTAAAGACAAAGTCGGCAAGCCATGATGCAAAGAATGGGCGGAAACATGAGTGGTAGTGGGGGCTGAAGATGGGGAATAGCTCAGATGACCTCCAGATTCCTCACAGctttattatataaaaagaacCTCATCCCACTGACATGTGCCAtgacaggaggaagaggagggaggtggACAGAATGAAAATGCAATTTGCAATTTGGAGGGGTAGAAGTCCCTCCAAAGACTTCAAAGAACAAGGGCCAGGAAATAATATTTCAAGCAGGTCTTGTCCTGTCCAAATCACCTCAGGCTGAGGTCACCAAGGAAGAGTAAAGTAAGAAGTAGAGCAGGCCAAAGACTAGAAAAGGTCCAACATGGAGACACCAACATCAAAGAAGGTTTCCAGACAGATACTTGTgtgttaaaaaagaacaaagttatagTTATGCTGTGCAATATAGTGGCCACTAGCCAACATGtctctatttaaatttaaataagtgaaaaaatatgttaagtagacaaaagcaagttgcagaacacTATGTATTACAACTGAGCATTTGTTTAAGAAAACAGTATTTACATTTGCACTTATAGATGCAGAGTACTTCTGGAAGGATGGGGACACGGACGgacggggacacacacacacacacacacacaaacagtggCTGTATCCGGGGCAGGAGTGGTGTAGGgaacatttgttttttcctttaggaaTTCTATACAGTTTGAATTATGTATTATctattcaaaataaatgaataaaagaagggAGAGGTTGGCCGTATCACTTGGAGAAGAATGGACTGAAATGTACTTCTCATATTTATTGAGGGTTTTAGATGATTTATCAGAGCTAGTCCTATCCCCCTCCCACATTAACAATGAGATTCTTAAAATCAGCCAGTTCAATCTTCCATTCTGCCGACAAGTAAATATAGGTCTGCAGAGGTTACAAAATGCACCTACAGGAGAAGCCTGTAGCAGCAGTATGGGGAACAGCTCCAGTCTGCCTTCCAGCCCAACATGCATTCTCTCTGTTCCTGTACCGTGTGCTCTCCTCCTACACCAAGCTGTCTGAAGGGTCAATGCGAAAGCAAGAGCCTCCTAGGGAGGCCACGGCAGGCTCACCTCTAGGGCTCCACCCTGAACCTTCTTGATTCCAATCATCTTAAGCTGCAGCAAGTCATCGAGCATCATCACCGCATCCACCACCATCTTAGCGAAGAAGGCTTTCTGCTGGGAGATCAGCTTGGAGCTCAGAGCAGTCACGGCACATTTCTCTAGCAGCTTCCTCTGCTCGCTGGGACACAAGGGTGGGACTTGCATCAGGCCTTGAAAGCCCCTCTTACCTGACTCTACTGCAATGTGGAGACAGTTTCTGTTCTAGTCTCTAAACTCAGCCCTCAACAATTTCACCTTCTGTATCTTTAGGGCAGATTATCAGTGACAGGCGGTGACTGCAATCAAAGACGTTATGAGTGATAGCTTTTAAACTACAACCTACAGCCTCTCTTGTAATGCATGGGCTGGGGCACAGCCAGAGGTCTAGCAAGAGCCAAACAGCCCCAGGCCATGCAGGGATTCCACatgcttctgcattcaatttgGTCAGGGGAAGTCAAGGTTCTGACAAAGCTCACTGCAAACTTACACTTTATCTTCCTTCTTCACAGTCACAGCGATCTCTTTGATCTTGTTAACTGCCTGCCAAGAACAGAAGCTGGGTGAGTATCTCAGGCTAAAAACAAACCGGAGAAGTGGATCCCAATAGCTCCTGCTAGCCCCTAATCCGTTTGCTCCCAAATCTCAAGCATTTCTACTCTACAGCTGAAACAACATTTCTAAGTCTTGTAGCTGcccagaaaaatataaatctctATAGTTTAGAAAATGCCCAAAGTTAGAAATGTAGAGTAGGTATAGTTCTGAAGAATCATCAGGGTACATCAGGATTCAGCTCTGGATCTGCAGGTAACAcactaaaacaaatgaatggaaacaCACTATGACACTAAATTAGGCCAAATTTTCTGGCTTACAAACAGCACCTGTGACAACTTCTAGCACTTTATATGTTAATTAGGTATGTTATATAATATACGATACACATATTTGTATGTTAAACATGGTATCTTTTCAAAGCCATCTTTTTCAAAAGATATCCGTTCATACTTACTTCtcatgtatgatttcattttaatgcCACCACCCCAAAACAGAGATAGTAAAGAGACAAAGTAAGGCACAGAGGAACTGACTTACCCCAGGTTACAGAATGAAAGTCAAAGGTCAATAAAAGCAAGGTCTCAAGATGTGCCATGATGAAGTacttgataaaaacaaaaatagctctCACCAAGAGCTTATTATCATAGTCtatcaggaaaactgaggcttaaagagattAAGTAATATACCTAGTCAAAAGCTACTGAATGGTAGAACTGAGATTCCTAGGCAGTAGAATTCAGAAAATGTCCAAAGAACCTTGTTCCCAGTCCCTCCACACCCCAATAAAGATAGTATCCTAAGAGAAATACAAAGGTGCACAAAGCGCCCAAGTTCACCAGCACTCCCATACCAACTGAGTGGCAGTGCGGAAAGCTCGGATGATGATCTGTGGGTGCAAACCTTCCTCCACATAGGGTTTCACCTGCTTCAGAAACTCTGCAGCCAGCAGGGTCACTGAGGTGGTGCCATCACCGACCTGGAAGAGGATGACAGTAAATTCACGTTTTCTCACGTTCAGGGATAAAGCCCCAAAACTCCACTTTTTAAGCAATCTACCCATTTAAACTGGGGACTGTTTAAATGGATATTAAGCCTTTTCTGGGAAGCACAGCTTTTTGCAACAAGTAGAAGAAAGGTGTTGGTGGATAGGTATTCACCCCATCTAATGGTCCTGGGCCACAAAATTAATTCCCCAGCCAGGCCATTCTCCAAAGAGGGCTGATTTGGACAAATTTCCCCAGACTATGaaatcatatatgtatattagcCAAGAACTTATTTATTACGGACAAGGTACTATGATAAGTAAGACAGTTCCAGAGATGCTTATAATACAATGCTCACATGTCACAAATAACCACAGTAGCAAGAGATATGAGATAAATATTCTTTAAGGAGCACAAAATACTACAGGAGTTTACAAAACAAACCTCTAAGGACCAGCTAaggtcctttttattttaaacactatTCGGAATTAGCAGATCACTAGTCTGCTAATCTTTCTTACATGGCTATTTTCTATGATAGGATCTAAACCTTATTtttaatgaaggagaaaaagaataagagctttctctctctctctcttttttttaagaataagagcttttaaaaaaactggCTAACTTCTGATTTAGAAGATACTTATTTTTTACTCACTTATGTCCACTGTATAATATAAGGGacttcagggagaaaaaaaggttACTGTGGCGAAGGGTTTAAGCTGCCAAATTCCTGGACAGAAAGGTATtcctttgttgaaaatattaACCAATCAAATCTAGACTCTTCtcactttaattttatataagcCATACTGTTTTATAGGCTACTGGGTCCTAACAGACCTTTTGATATAACTTCAGGACATATCTGTAATACTCTGATATGCAAACTTGTCTCTCTCAACATTTATTATCAAGACTCCAGTGTCAGAAATGGTCTTTAAAAAGGCAGACGAGTTAATGTCACTGACTTGCACacattaagatggtaaattttatgctaagTATATTTTACCatcataaaaaaattttcttttaaaaagaaaggtaaacTGGAAACAGTCTCCAGCCCCATCTTATACGGCAACCAACAGATGAGAGGTTAAATTATTTACCGAGCAATTCAAATGAATGACAGCACACAGGCCTGATCTTAAGATCTCAGCCACACAGTGGAAGAGCAGGAATATTAAAAGACTATTAATTCCACCTAAATATTTTCCCAAGCAATTACTTGTGAAATTATAATTTTAGacataaaatcaaaatttttaaagaaaggacagCAAAGGAGCAAGCAGGCATGTGTTTCACTGAAACACATAGGCTTGATTTTCCTACCTCAGCATCTTGGGATTTGGCAATGTCCACTAAAGTCTTTGCTGCAGGATGGACAACATCAAGGAGTTTCAGAATTGTGGCCCCATCATTAGAAATTGTTGCTTTGCCTTAAAAGGAACAAACACAAAGTAAAAATGTAAAGCCCTTTTCTTAAATTCTGTCTTCTAGTTGGACTTGGAGCCCATATACACATTATTGGGATGGGACAGAGGGGCTCATGGTGGGAATGAACTGATCTTTTTACAGAGTTAGCTCTGTGCGAAAAGGGCCACCTAAAATCACACATTCCAAAGACCATGAACTCCTGATTTTCcttgaaatgaaaaaatgagcaaatgtgCAAAGAGCACACCTCTACTGGatgtagaaaacatttttaaaaataagaataaataatcaTTTAGATATTCTTAACAGTTGATACCCTAGTATTTCACTTGTAAATTAATACACTAAAACATAAGGGGGAATTTGTCTTGGCAACATGATACAATGGAAGTGACCACAGGCAACTCCGGAAGGTTCTATAGTGTTTCTAGGCTAAATCTCTCTACAAAGCAACAGGCTCCTGAGCCGGGATTCTCCCATATATTCCCAGGGGGCTCAGCATTCAGGACAATGTCTGAAAAGAAACTGCTTCACAGTGAGCAATCCTTCAGAGATCTTCAGAGCACTGAGATTTCTAATGCCAACCTCTGCTAGCCCCAAACACTCTGGGGGAGCCTCCTCTTCTGCAACTGGCCTGAGGAACTCTGCAGACTTACCTCGGCCATCCACAATGAGCTTGTCCATACCACGGGGGCCCAGGGTAGTTCTTACAGCCTCAGCAATCACCTGGCAGGCACTGATGTTACTTACAAGCTGGGGGATGCCTTGGGAGCTATCAGTCCCCTCTTTCAACAGGATAACTGGTGTGGGCTAGAGAAGAAAGAGCaattgaatgttttttttttgtttttgaaaaataatcattCATTACATAAGACttaaggagggagaggaaaaatgCTCTCATCTCCCCAGTAACAGAAATACCTGGAGGCCCTTTTAAACCACATTCCTCCAATGTCCATCCACTATATCCATTCCTTAAACTGCCTCTACCTCCAGAGATAGCATACTTGCAGGTGTGCCAGAAAatggtttgagaagcactgatttagTCAAAAAGAACAAATCAAAGAATGTGTTCTCCAGTGCCCAAATGCATAAGCATAGCCCTTTCAACTGCTGACCTTATTCCCTGTTTTAAGGAATTAGGCCACGCTCAGTGTTCACCCTCCAGCAAACATCCATTTATCTGCATTAGAGCTTAATCGTAGAGAAGTATATGGGGCACTGATGCAAAACATAAGGTGCTAACAGCTTCAGATGTTGTCCTGGAGATGCCCAGGCAGACAGCTTTACCAATGATGTATAGCTGGAGTGTAGAGAAATGGCTAGGCAGAGAAACAAATGGCACCTTTGTCCGCCTCACAAAATGACAACAAATCTAATTTGCACAGCAATGTTTCCCTCTCTCATGCTGGTTCCATAAAGCCTCCTTGTGACTAATCTCCAACCAGATACCCTAAACAAGTTTTTCTCTATTTTGCATTGGTCTCCAGAACAGTCACTGTTCTCGCAGAGGCTTAATCTGTGGAACTGCTTTAGAAACTCTGGGAAGACAGGGatatctgcttattttaaagcgCCTGCTGAGGTACCTTTGCTCCAGTGACCATTAGCAGACAGTAATTCCTTACCTTAGCACACAAGACTGCTTCCTCTCTGCATCCAAGGCTGTGCCTTCAGAGATGAGCTCATGAACCAGGCCCAGTCTTCCCTGCATTTGTGACTTATTTTATGTGTGTAAAACAAATTAAGGATAAATACCGTTGCAACATTTTTGCTATGTTAGTTACGCGTGTGCTATTACGCTAtgctttgaaatttattttttcctgtggatTGCAAtataaagtttgaaaatcactgcccATGTCCACTCCTAGGGGGTACTTCAGGTGTCCGAGCAGGGAAGGCATAGGAAAGCACAGGGCTTTCTCAGCCCAACAAAAAGGAACCAGGAATTCACACCCTACAAAGTCGAGCAACCCATGAGGCTGACTCCACATTAACtgagcagtttctttaaaaattcgaCTCCTTTGGCCAGTGTAGCTGGAGGGTAGTGAGTAAGTGGAAGACTGGAATCAGGCTGAAGAAGCAGGCAGGAACCAGGTCACTACTCACTTATAGACTATCGTTAAGTTTAGATTTTAGTCCTACAAAGAAGGGAAGCCCTGGAAAGGCTTTTAGCAGAGGAATGGCATAGTCTAATTTACATTgggaaaaaccca
Proteins encoded in this window:
- the CCT7 gene encoding T-complex protein 1 subunit eta isoform X1 produces the protein MMPTPVILLKEGTDSSQGIPQLVSNISACQVIAEAVRTTLGPRGMDKLIVDGRGKATISNDGATILKLLDVVHPAAKTLVDIAKSQDAEVGDGTTSVTLLAAEFLKQVKPYVEEGLHPQIIIRAFRTATQLAVNKIKEIAVTVKKEDKVEQRKLLEKCAVTALSSKLISQQKAFFAKMVVDAVMMLDDLLQLKMIGIKKVQGGALEESQLVAGVAFKKTFSYAGFEMQPKKYHNPMIALLNVELELKAEKDNAEIRVHTVEDYQAIVDAEWNILYDKLERIHHSGAKVVLSKLPIGDVATQYFADRDMFCAGRVPEEDLKRTMMACGGSIQTSVNALSSDVLGRCQVFEETQIGGERYNFFKGCPKAKTCTIILRGGAEQFMEETERSLHDAIMIVRRAIKNDSVVAGGGAIEMELSKYLRDYSRTIPGKQQLLIGAYAKALEIIPRQLCDNAGFDATNILNKLRARHAQGGMWYGVDINNEDIADNFEAFVWEPAMVRINALTAASEAACLIVSVDETIKNPRSTVDVPPAAGRGRGRGHPH
- the CCT7 gene encoding T-complex protein 1 subunit eta isoform X2; protein product: MDKLIVDGRGKATISNDGATILKLLDVVHPAAKTLVDIAKSQDAEVGDGTTSVTLLAAEFLKQVKPYVEEGLHPQIIIRAFRTATQLAVNKIKEIAVTVKKEDKVEQRKLLEKCAVTALSSKLISQQKAFFAKMVVDAVMMLDDLLQLKMIGIKKVQGGALEESQLVAGVAFKKTFSYAGFEMQPKKYHNPMIALLNVELELKAEKDNAEIRVHTVEDYQAIVDAEWNILYDKLERIHHSGAKVVLSKLPIGDVATQYFADRDMFCAGRVPEEDLKRTMMACGGSIQTSVNALSSDVLGRCQVFEETQIGGERYNFFKGCPKAKTCTIILRGGAEQFMEETERSLHDAIMIVRRAIKNDSVVAGGGAIEMELSKYLRDYSRTIPGKQQLLIGAYAKALEIIPRQLCDNAGFDATNILNKLRARHAQGGMWYGVDINNEDIADNFEAFVWEPAMVRINALTAASEAACLIVSVDETIKNPRSTVDVPPAAGRGRGRGHPH
- the CCT7 gene encoding T-complex protein 1 subunit eta isoform X3, whose product is MWRKVCTHRSSSELSALPLSCEQRKLLEKCAVTALSSKLISQQKAFFAKMVVDAVMMLDDLLQLKMIGIKKVQGGALEESQLVAGVAFKKTFSYAGFEMQPKKYHNPMIALLNVELELKAEKDNAEIRVHTVEDYQAIVDAEWNILYDKLERIHHSGAKVVLSKLPIGDVATQYFADRDMFCAGRVPEEDLKRTMMACGGSIQTSVNALSSDVLGRCQVFEETQIGGERYNFFKGCPKAKTCTIILRGGAEQFMEETERSLHDAIMIVRRAIKNDSVVAGGGAIEMELSKYLRDYSRTIPGKQQLLIGAYAKALEIIPRQLCDNAGFDATNILNKLRARHAQGGMWYGVDINNEDIADNFEAFVWEPAMVRINALTAASEAACLIVSVDETIKNPRSTVDVPPAAGRGRGRGHPH